In one Tistrella mobilis genomic region, the following are encoded:
- the proV gene encoding glycine betaine/L-proline ABC transporter ATP-binding protein ProV, with protein MSDNSEKIVVQGLTKVFGPHPSQALKRIAKGESSAAIHEATGNTVAVREVDFTVRAGEIFVIMGLSGSGKSTLVRMLNRLIDPTDGKVLIDGVDVTAMDTKTLRDLRRRDIAMVFQSFALMPHLTALDNAAFGLDVAGMKVSERRDRARAALEKVGLGHLADRYPNELSGGQQQRVGLARALAQNPTVLLMDEAFSALDPLIRSEMQDELIRLQEEESRTIVFISHDLDEAMRIGDRIAIMEGGRMIQVGTPDEILRDPADDYVRAFFRGVDVAQVYTAADVARREGLTVVNLQESHLRAALERIRRAERDFAVVHDRRRHFRGVISVESLEAAIAERDRKHGDKPVDHEAVLRAAYLPDPVTVPADAALSDILGPVAAAPYPVPVIDAEGVYRGVVSRRALLNALDRGSDDQTAADAASATGSGEAA; from the coding sequence ATGAGCGACAACAGCGAAAAGATCGTCGTCCAGGGGCTGACCAAGGTTTTCGGGCCCCACCCCTCTCAGGCGCTGAAACGCATCGCCAAGGGAGAAAGTTCCGCCGCCATTCACGAAGCCACGGGGAATACCGTGGCGGTCCGCGAGGTGGACTTCACGGTCCGCGCGGGCGAGATCTTCGTGATCATGGGGCTGTCCGGTTCGGGCAAGAGCACATTGGTGCGGATGCTGAACCGGCTGATCGACCCGACCGACGGCAAGGTCCTGATCGACGGGGTCGACGTGACCGCCATGGATACCAAGACGCTGCGCGACCTGCGCCGCCGGGATATCGCCATGGTGTTCCAGAGTTTCGCACTGATGCCGCATCTGACCGCGCTCGACAACGCCGCCTTCGGGCTGGATGTCGCCGGGATGAAGGTGTCGGAGCGCCGCGACCGCGCCCGTGCCGCGCTCGAGAAAGTGGGCCTCGGCCATCTAGCCGACCGCTATCCGAACGAGCTGTCCGGCGGCCAGCAGCAGCGTGTCGGCCTTGCCCGGGCCCTGGCCCAGAACCCGACCGTCCTGCTGATGGACGAGGCGTTCTCGGCCCTGGACCCGCTGATCCGCAGCGAGATGCAGGACGAGCTGATCCGCCTCCAGGAAGAGGAAAGCCGGACCATCGTCTTCATCAGCCATGATCTGGACGAGGCGATGCGCATCGGCGACCGGATCGCGATCATGGAAGGCGGCCGGATGATCCAGGTCGGCACGCCCGACGAGATCCTGCGCGACCCGGCCGACGACTATGTCCGCGCCTTCTTCCGCGGCGTCGACGTGGCCCAGGTCTACACCGCCGCCGATGTGGCCCGCCGCGAAGGCCTGACGGTCGTCAATCTTCAGGAAAGCCATCTGCGCGCGGCGCTTGAACGCATCCGCCGTGCCGAGCGCGACTTCGCCGTGGTTCACGACCGTCGCCGCCATTTCCGCGGCGTCATCTCGGTCGAGAGCCTGGAAGCCGCGATCGCCGAGCGCGACCGCAAGCATGGCGACAAGCCTGTCGACCACGAGGCCGTGCTTCGGGCCGCCTATCTGCCCGATCCGGTGACGGTGCCCGCCGATGCCGCATTGTCGGACATCCTGGGCCCCGTGGCCGCCGCCCCCTATCCGGTACCGGTGATCGACGCCGAAGGCGTCTATCGCGGTGTCGTCAGCCGCCGGGCGCTGCTGAATGCGCTCGATCGCGGCAGCGACGACCAGACGGCGGCCGATGCCGCTTCGGCAACCGGCAGCGGGGAGGCCGCGTGA
- a CDS encoding peptidoglycan -binding protein: MRRYRRKQGGSDIWPGFVDALSSLLLVIIFLLVVFMLAQFYLSQALSGREEKLDQLTRQLNEITALLNLEKAGADELRTTLDRVSSDLERSTAERDSLAARVSEADQRITALEQALNEAAQTQQATEAERARIATALESAESDKRSLNDRVAELEERLRILDERLVASEQTADQRALALQSAGDQLADAKSAIEAQASSVDAALDRADRQKQRADAAEARVADMAAQLERLNQELARLSGLLDESRKRSEEQQATIADLGRQLNQALAAKVEELARYRSEFFGRLREVLGGRDDIQIVGDRFVFQSEVLFDSGSADVTGPGRAQLARLADALNQIAGEIPEDINWVLQVDGHTDIRPISTPAFASNWELSAARAISVVKFLISQGVPPWRLSAAGYGEFHPIDTAETQEAYRRNRRIELKLTNK, translated from the coding sequence ATGCGCCGTTATCGCCGCAAACAGGGCGGCAGCGACATCTGGCCCGGCTTCGTCGACGCTTTGTCGTCGCTGCTGCTGGTCATCATCTTCCTGCTCGTGGTTTTCATGCTGGCCCAGTTCTATCTGAGCCAGGCCCTGTCGGGCCGCGAGGAGAAGCTGGACCAGTTGACGCGGCAGCTCAACGAGATCACGGCGCTTCTGAACCTGGAAAAGGCCGGTGCGGATGAATTGCGCACCACGCTCGACCGGGTCTCCAGCGACCTCGAACGTTCCACCGCCGAGCGCGACAGCCTGGCGGCGCGGGTGTCCGAGGCCGACCAGCGGATCACCGCCCTTGAACAGGCGCTGAACGAGGCAGCCCAGACCCAGCAGGCCACCGAGGCCGAGCGGGCGCGGATCGCAACCGCGCTGGAAAGCGCCGAGAGCGACAAACGCAGCCTGAACGACCGGGTGGCGGAGCTGGAAGAACGGCTGCGCATCCTGGACGAGCGGCTGGTGGCGAGCGAGCAGACGGCGGATCAGCGCGCGCTGGCGCTGCAGAGCGCCGGCGACCAGCTGGCCGATGCGAAATCGGCGATCGAGGCCCAGGCCTCCAGCGTCGATGCGGCACTGGATCGCGCCGACCGCCAGAAGCAGCGCGCCGATGCCGCCGAGGCCCGGGTCGCCGACATGGCGGCACAGCTGGAGCGGCTGAACCAGGAACTGGCCCGGCTTTCCGGCCTGCTTGATGAAAGCCGCAAGCGCAGCGAGGAACAGCAGGCGACCATCGCCGATCTGGGCCGGCAGCTGAACCAGGCCCTGGCCGCCAAGGTCGAGGAACTGGCCCGCTACCGGTCGGAATTCTTCGGCCGCCTGCGCGAGGTGCTGGGCGGACGCGACGACATCCAGATCGTCGGCGACCGCTTCGTCTTCCAGTCGGAAGTTCTGTTCGACAGCGGCTCTGCCGACGTCACCGGCCCGGGCCGCGCCCAGCTCGCCCGGCTGGCGGACGCGCTCAACCAGATCGCCGGCGAGATTCCGGAAGACATCAACTGGGTGCTGCAGGTCGACGGCCACACCGACATCCGGCCGATATCCACCCCCGCCTTCGCCTCCAACTGGGAACTGTCGGCGGCGCGGGCGATTTCGGTGGTCAAGTTCCTGATCTCGCAGGGTGTGCCGCCCTGGCGGCTGTCGGCGGCCGGCTATGGCGAGTTCCACCCGATCGATACCGCCGAGACCCAGGAGGCCTATCGCCGCAACCGCCGGATCGAGCTGAAGCTGACCAACAAGTGA
- a CDS encoding glycine betaine ABC transporter substrate-binding protein, with protein MSFIPKRALTALAATALVGTMATSAMAAEEKKINIGWTAWSDAETVTKMAAKVMEDRLGYDVELTLADIAPQYQGVEKGDLDLMMMAWLPDTHADYYEKVAGKVIDLGPMYTGAKLGWVVPNYIPEDQVKTIADLKKPEVAEKLDNKIQGIDPGAGLMRLSDEAIKTYGLDYELVSASGAAMTAALDRAIKRNEWIVVTGWSPHWMFGAYDLRYLEDPKGALGGSERVHAIARMGLDREHPELFAFLTRFSLPLEELQAVMAEAEKTSYEDAVAKYIEEHPARVNYWVTGEIKG; from the coding sequence ATGAGCTTCATCCCGAAGCGTGCCCTCACGGCCCTTGCCGCCACCGCCCTGGTCGGCACGATGGCCACCTCCGCCATGGCCGCCGAGGAGAAGAAGATCAACATCGGCTGGACCGCCTGGTCGGATGCCGAGACGGTCACCAAGATGGCGGCCAAGGTCATGGAAGACCGCCTGGGCTATGACGTCGAGCTGACCCTCGCCGATATCGCGCCCCAGTATCAGGGCGTCGAGAAGGGCGATCTGGACCTGATGATGATGGCCTGGCTGCCCGACACCCATGCCGATTACTACGAGAAGGTCGCCGGTAAGGTGATCGACCTCGGCCCGATGTATACCGGTGCCAAGCTCGGCTGGGTCGTGCCCAACTACATCCCCGAGGATCAGGTCAAGACCATCGCCGACCTGAAGAAGCCCGAGGTGGCCGAGAAGCTGGACAACAAGATCCAGGGCATCGACCCCGGCGCCGGGCTGATGCGCCTGTCGGACGAGGCGATCAAGACCTATGGCCTTGATTACGAGCTGGTCTCGGCCTCGGGTGCGGCGATGACCGCGGCGCTCGACCGCGCGATCAAGCGCAACGAGTGGATCGTGGTCACCGGCTGGAGCCCGCACTGGATGTTCGGCGCCTATGACCTGCGCTATCTGGAGGATCCCAAGGGCGCCCTGGGCGGTTCGGAGCGTGTCCACGCCATCGCGCGCATGGGCCTGGATCGCGAGCATCCGGAACTCTTCGCCTTCCTGACCCGCTTCTCGCTGCCGCTGGAAGAGCTGCAGGCGGTGATGGCCGAGGCCGAGAAGACTTCCTACGAGGATGCGGTCGCGAAGTACATCGAAGAGCATCCCGCCCGCGTGAACTATTGGGTCACCGGCGAGATCAAGGGCTGA
- a CDS encoding ribbon-helix-helix domain-containing protein encodes MAVLKVRLPDAAEDWVREQLGRGRFGDVDSYIADLIARDRDTERSRDALVAALIEGEESGTSDQSLGDILHEIRGS; translated from the coding sequence ATGGCTGTCCTGAAGGTGCGCCTGCCCGATGCGGCAGAAGACTGGGTCCGCGAGCAGCTTGGCCGCGGGCGGTTTGGTGATGTCGACAGCTACATCGCTGATCTGATCGCACGCGATCGCGACACCGAGCGCAGCCGGGATGCCCTTGTGGCGGCCCTGATCGAGGGCGAGGAGAGCGGAACGTCCGATCAATCGCTTGGTGACATCCTTCACGAGATCCGTGGATCTTGA
- a CDS encoding DUF2946 domain-containing protein, translating into MTRSRRPLHHRHPSAAWALALALLLRALLPVGVMPDLTAAAEGRFDLVTCLGLRFDPPADGGIDGRADDRRGSLCDFAMVVVPDLPPAPAGPALPMALPAIDHPPAPAAVAPVPARAGPPLGAHAPPVRPRSA; encoded by the coding sequence ATGACCCGAAGCCGCCGGCCCCTGCATCACCGCCATCCGTCTGCCGCCTGGGCGCTTGCCCTGGCGCTGCTGCTGCGCGCCCTGCTGCCGGTGGGCGTGATGCCCGACCTCACGGCCGCGGCCGAGGGCCGCTTCGACCTGGTCACCTGCCTGGGTCTGCGTTTCGATCCGCCGGCAGATGGCGGCATCGATGGCCGGGCCGACGACCGGCGCGGATCGCTCTGCGATTTCGCCATGGTGGTCGTGCCCGACCTGCCGCCGGCACCGGCGGGCCCGGCCCTGCCCATGGCCCTGCCCGCGATCGACCACCCGCCGGCCCCGGCCGCGGTGGCACCGGTGCCGGCCCGGGCCGGCCCGCCGCTCGGCGCCCATGCGCCGCCTGTCCGTCCGCGTTCCGCCTGA
- a CDS encoding PepSY-associated TM helix domain-containing protein — translation MTVTTSAATAARPASLAGTLYRALWRWHFFAGLLTLPFLLLLASTGAIYLYKDTFDRLIDGHLLVLDQPVAPGQTTLPPSALIQAAGAARPDARPVSYLAPAAADRSAGIGMKTADGTAITLFLDPRTGRVLGSRADLAAPMMVVRRLHSLIIAGDVPNLLIEIAGGWTVSLILTGIWLWWPRGPKPAGKRPGGVLRIRTASRGRPGPAGRVFWRDLHAVTGIVVAPVILFLAVSGMTWSQVWGPAVRSAATDAGLGYPLGVWQAVPTSPVPTSALGETAWTLEDAPLPRSPATTSAVPDIGIDRARMIVETLGIAPGYKLALPQAPDGVYTAMVFPHDLAHQRIIHLNRWTGETLIDASYADYGPVARATEWGVNIHMGQEWGALNRLVLLLACLALIVMCGAAPVMWWKRRPKGRLGAPRQADGRSQARAAALMAVPAIIFPVMGATMLAALLVETIIFLSRRRSL, via the coding sequence ATGACCGTCACGACCTCCGCCGCCACGGCGGCGCGGCCGGCAAGCCTTGCCGGCACGCTTTATCGCGCGCTCTGGCGCTGGCATTTCTTCGCCGGGCTGCTGACCCTCCCCTTCCTGCTGCTGCTGGCCTCGACCGGCGCGATCTATCTCTACAAGGATACCTTCGACCGGCTGATCGACGGCCATCTGCTGGTGCTGGACCAGCCGGTCGCACCGGGCCAGACCACCCTGCCGCCCTCGGCGCTGATCCAGGCCGCCGGGGCGGCCCGGCCCGACGCCCGGCCGGTCTCGTATCTGGCCCCCGCCGCCGCCGACCGCAGCGCCGGCATCGGCATGAAGACGGCCGACGGCACCGCGATCACCCTGTTCCTGGACCCGCGCACCGGCCGGGTTCTGGGCAGCCGCGCCGATCTGGCCGCCCCGATGATGGTGGTGCGCCGGCTGCACAGCCTGATCATCGCCGGCGATGTCCCCAACCTGCTGATCGAGATTGCCGGCGGCTGGACGGTGTCGCTGATCCTGACCGGGATCTGGCTGTGGTGGCCGCGGGGGCCAAAGCCCGCGGGGAAGCGGCCAGGCGGGGTGCTGCGCATCCGCACCGCCTCTCGCGGCCGCCCCGGCCCGGCAGGCCGGGTGTTCTGGCGCGATCTGCATGCCGTGACCGGCATCGTGGTGGCGCCGGTGATCCTGTTCCTGGCGGTTTCGGGCATGACCTGGAGCCAGGTCTGGGGGCCGGCCGTGCGGTCCGCCGCGACCGATGCCGGCCTCGGCTATCCGCTGGGGGTCTGGCAGGCGGTGCCGACCAGCCCCGTGCCGACCTCGGCGCTGGGCGAAACCGCCTGGACGCTGGAGGACGCCCCCCTGCCCCGCTCCCCCGCCACGACCAGTGCCGTTCCCGATATCGGCATCGACCGCGCCCGCATGATCGTGGAAACCCTGGGCATCGCCCCCGGCTACAAGCTGGCCCTGCCCCAGGCGCCCGACGGGGTCTATACCGCCATGGTCTTCCCGCACGATCTGGCGCATCAGCGGATCATCCATCTGAACCGCTGGACCGGCGAAACGCTGATCGATGCCTCTTACGCCGATTACGGCCCGGTCGCCCGTGCCACCGAATGGGGCGTCAACATCCATATGGGCCAGGAATGGGGCGCCCTGAACCGGCTGGTCCTGCTGCTCGCCTGCCTCGCCCTGATCGTGATGTGCGGGGCCGCCCCGGTGATGTGGTGGAAGCGCCGCCCGAAGGGGCGCCTTGGGGCCCCCCGCCAGGCGGATGGCCGCAGCCAGGCCCGGGCGGCGGCGCTGATGGCGGTGCCGGCGATCATCTTCCCGGTGATGGGGGCCACGATGCTCGCGGCCCTGCTGGTCGAAACGATCATTTTTCTCAGCCGTCGAAGGAGTCTGTAG
- a CDS encoding cache domain-containing protein has product MRRGWKAGIFAAGLAIPGIAAAGPALLPGEAGQTAEEARAMADRAVAYFEAHGRAAGLAEVNRGPIEFDDRDLYVFVYDLNGTCRAHARRPGQTGINLRRISDGDGNRFIEDWIRIARSPEGQGWSRYSYAHEASGRVLPKMAWIRRYDDLLIGVSAFIYPEP; this is encoded by the coding sequence ATGCGACGTGGATGGAAGGCGGGCATCTTTGCAGCCGGGCTGGCCATACCCGGCATCGCGGCAGCCGGGCCCGCCCTGCTGCCGGGAGAGGCCGGGCAGACCGCGGAAGAGGCCCGCGCCATGGCAGACCGCGCGGTCGCCTATTTCGAGGCCCATGGCCGCGCCGCAGGCCTCGCCGAAGTCAATCGCGGGCCGATCGAATTCGACGATCGTGATCTCTATGTCTTCGTCTACGACCTGAACGGCACCTGCCGCGCCCATGCCCGCAGGCCGGGCCAGACCGGCATCAATCTCCGCCGGATCAGCGACGGCGACGGCAACCGCTTCATCGAAGACTGGATCCGCATCGCCCGCTCCCCCGAGGGGCAGGGCTGGTCCCGCTACAGCTACGCCCACGAAGCCAGCGGCCGGGTGCTGCCGAAGATGGCCTGGATCCGCCGCTATGACGATCTGCTGATCGGCGTGTCGGCCTTCATCTATCCCGAGCCCTGA
- the rpmE gene encoding 50S ribosomal protein L31, producing MKQGIHPDYHEITVVMTDGTTFQTRSTYGKPGDTLQLDVDIKTHPVWTGGSVRLSEKAGQVAKFKKRFANFGI from the coding sequence ATGAAGCAGGGCATCCATCCGGATTACCACGAGATCACCGTGGTGATGACCGACGGCACCACCTTCCAGACCCGTTCGACCTATGGCAAGCCCGGCGATACGCTGCAGCTTGACGTCGACATCAAGACCCATCCGGTGTGGACCGGCGGCAGCGTCCGCCTGTCCGAGAAGGCCGGCCAGGTCGCGAAGTTCAAGAAGCGTTTCGCGAACTTCGGCATCTGA
- a CDS encoding isopenicillin N synthase family dioxygenase — MAVVQTGNGPRELVDSGLDARSLAFTEIPVIDFGALVDPASTPAERLAVGDAVRDACTRVGFFYVRNHGVDPSVIDGTYRAARDFFALPMDQKMRIHIRKSTNHRGYVPLLEENTDPTAKGDLHEAFDMALEVPADDPDVLAGKTMYGPNIWPELDGFRPAMEGYYEAVYQLGRRIFRGFALALGLPEDHFEPLIRKPMAQLRVVHYPPQQGPIDERQIGIGAHSDYECFTILNQMEGVSALQVLNGAGEWIEAPPIPGTFIINVGDQMARWTNDVFASTIHRAINRSGRERYSIPFFFGPDYDTPIEVLDTCTTAERPARYPTVTSGAYILSRFDETFAYRKAGEAEPAG; from the coding sequence ATGGCCGTGGTTCAGACCGGCAACGGGCCGCGCGAACTCGTCGACAGCGGGCTCGATGCCCGCAGCCTCGCCTTCACCGAAATCCCGGTGATCGATTTCGGGGCGCTGGTCGACCCTGCTTCCACCCCGGCCGAGCGTCTGGCGGTGGGGGATGCGGTGCGCGACGCCTGCACGCGGGTCGGCTTCTTCTATGTCCGCAATCACGGTGTCGATCCGTCGGTCATCGACGGCACCTACCGGGCCGCTCGCGATTTCTTCGCCCTGCCGATGGACCAGAAGATGCGGATCCACATCCGCAAGTCGACCAACCATCGCGGCTATGTGCCGCTGCTGGAAGAGAACACCGACCCGACCGCGAAGGGCGACCTGCACGAGGCCTTCGACATGGCGCTGGAGGTGCCGGCCGACGATCCCGACGTGCTGGCCGGCAAAACCATGTATGGTCCCAATATCTGGCCGGAGCTGGACGGGTTCCGCCCGGCGATGGAGGGGTATTACGAGGCGGTCTATCAGCTGGGCCGGCGGATCTTCCGCGGCTTCGCCCTGGCGCTGGGCCTGCCCGAGGATCATTTCGAACCGCTGATCCGCAAGCCGATGGCGCAGCTGCGCGTGGTCCACTACCCGCCGCAGCAGGGGCCGATCGACGAGCGCCAGATCGGCATCGGCGCCCATTCGGATTACGAGTGCTTCACCATCCTGAACCAGATGGAGGGTGTGTCGGCCCTGCAGGTGCTGAACGGCGCGGGCGAGTGGATCGAGGCACCGCCGATCCCGGGCACCTTCATCATCAATGTCGGCGATCAGATGGCGCGATGGACCAACGACGTCTTTGCGTCCACCATCCACCGCGCCATCAACCGGTCGGGCCGCGAACGCTATTCGATCCCGTTCTTCTTCGGCCCCGATTACGACACGCCGATCGAGGTGTTGGACACCTGCACCACCGCCGAGCGCCCGGCGCGCTATCCCACCGTCACCTCGGGCGCATACATCCTGTCGCGCTTCGACGAGACCTTCGCCTATCGCAAGGCCGGCGAGGCGGAACCCGCCGGGTGA
- a CDS encoding Hsp20 family protein has protein sequence MAGLLQFAPAFRATRGFDPFRAPLFDLVDRLADGRTDGVNIARTGEDTFRIELAVPGFAENEIEITVDNRVLTVKGTKLAEAAEEGVTYLSRGFAPASFERRFTLAEHVEVAAADLAAGVLTVSLIRKLPEERQPKRIAIGAAGNA, from the coding sequence ATGGCTGGTCTCCTGCAGTTTGCTCCCGCGTTCCGTGCCACCCGCGGCTTCGATCCCTTCCGCGCGCCGCTGTTCGATCTGGTCGACCGTCTGGCCGACGGCCGCACCGACGGCGTGAACATCGCCCGCACCGGTGAAGACACCTTCCGCATCGAACTCGCCGTCCCGGGCTTTGCCGAGAACGAGATCGAAATCACCGTCGACAACCGCGTGCTCACTGTGAAGGGCACCAAGCTGGCCGAGGCGGCTGAAGAGGGCGTCACCTATCTGAGCCGCGGCTTTGCGCCCGCCTCGTTCGAGCGCCGCTTCACCCTGGCCGAGCATGTCGAGGTGGCCGCGGCCGATCTCGCCGCCGGCGTGCTCACCGTGTCGCTGATCCGCAAGCTCCCCGAGGAGCGTCAGCCGAAGCGCATCGCCATCGGTGCCGCCGGTAACGCGTGA
- a CDS encoding BMP family protein produces the protein MSLSRFARRLGIAGFAVLIAATSLTMAPRAHAADEALRVAAVLPGSIRDQAWNQSAYDGLMKAKETMGIDVAYAEGVAEPDQMSAMRDFARRGYGIVIGHGGEFQDPADRLAKQFKDTLFVVSSGATAGGNVATINFDYRQLGYVLGYMAAKVSKTGTIGWLGATEIKFSTELVEGYTKGAEAGKPGTKVLVTYMGDWNDVAKGKEAASAQISQGADVLFPTMDLASNGALTAAKEAGVKAFGIYYDAIVDWPDTVIQSVIMDVNAALVHFLEDARAGKAGGKEYVYGLATSDAARFGSFHEAVPAGVKAEVEALIADLAAGRKQI, from the coding sequence ATGTCTCTTTCGCGCTTCGCCCGCCGGCTCGGCATCGCCGGCTTCGCCGTCCTGATCGCCGCCACCTCGCTCACCATGGCCCCGCGGGCCCATGCCGCCGACGAGGCGCTGCGTGTCGCGGCCGTGCTGCCCGGCAGCATCCGCGACCAGGCCTGGAACCAGAGCGCCTATGACGGGCTGATGAAGGCCAAAGAGACCATGGGCATCGACGTCGCCTATGCCGAAGGCGTGGCCGAACCCGACCAGATGTCGGCGATGCGCGATTTCGCCCGGCGCGGCTATGGCATCGTGATCGGCCATGGCGGCGAGTTCCAGGACCCGGCCGACCGCCTGGCGAAGCAGTTCAAGGACACGCTGTTCGTGGTCTCGTCGGGGGCGACCGCCGGCGGCAATGTCGCGACGATCAATTTCGACTACCGCCAGCTCGGCTATGTGCTGGGCTATATGGCCGCCAAGGTGTCGAAGACCGGCACCATCGGCTGGCTGGGGGCCACCGAGATCAAGTTCTCGACCGAACTGGTCGAGGGCTACACCAAGGGTGCGGAGGCCGGCAAGCCGGGCACCAAAGTCCTGGTCACCTATATGGGCGACTGGAACGACGTGGCGAAGGGCAAGGAGGCCGCATCGGCGCAGATCTCGCAGGGCGCGGACGTCCTGTTCCCGACCATGGATCTGGCCTCGAACGGGGCGCTGACCGCGGCGAAGGAAGCCGGCGTGAAGGCCTTCGGCATCTATTACGACGCCATCGTCGACTGGCCCGACACCGTCATCCAGTCGGTGATCATGGATGTGAATGCAGCGCTGGTGCACTTCCTGGAAGACGCCAGGGCCGGCAAGGCCGGCGGCAAGGAATATGTCTACGGTCTCGCGACCTCTGATGCCGCCCGCTTCGGCAGCTTCCACGAGGCCGTGCCCGCCGGGGTGAAGGCCGAGGTCGAGGCGCTGATCGCCGATCTTGCCGCCGGCAGGAAGCAGATCTGA
- a CDS encoding ABC transporter permease, producing MNDLGFTLPIGDGVEAVVDFLLDNFSPAFDAIADVVETVVSAFASVLAFIPWWLMVIALTGIALWRVSRGFAVFVLVALLALVGMDLWDATMRSLSLVIASTLLSLAIGLPLGIAAARSDKVETAIRPVLDLMQTMPPFVYLIPAVMFFGLGQVPGAIATVIFSMPPAVRLTNLGIRQVPAEMVEAGRAFGCSGGQLLVKVQLPSALPSIMAGVNQTIMLALSMVVIASMIGAGGLGNEVLRGIQRLDIGLGFEAGLGVVVLAIVLDRLTQSFGRSRGRRR from the coding sequence ATGAACGATCTTGGATTTACCCTTCCGATCGGCGATGGCGTCGAGGCGGTGGTCGACTTCCTGCTCGACAATTTTTCCCCCGCCTTCGACGCGATCGCCGACGTGGTCGAGACCGTGGTTTCGGCCTTCGCCAGCGTGCTCGCCTTCATTCCCTGGTGGCTGATGGTGATCGCGCTGACCGGCATCGCCCTGTGGCGGGTCAGCCGCGGCTTCGCGGTCTTCGTCCTGGTCGCCCTGCTGGCCCTGGTCGGCATGGATCTGTGGGACGCCACCATGCGCAGCCTGTCGCTGGTGATCGCCTCCACCCTGCTCAGCCTGGCGATCGGCCTGCCGCTCGGCATCGCCGCCGCCCGCTCCGACAAGGTGGAAACCGCGATCCGGCCGGTGCTCGACCTGATGCAGACCATGCCGCCCTTCGTCTATCTGATCCCGGCGGTGATGTTCTTCGGCCTGGGCCAGGTGCCGGGCGCCATCGCCACGGTGATCTTCTCGATGCCGCCGGCGGTGCGCCTCACCAATCTCGGCATCCGTCAGGTGCCGGCCGAAATGGTCGAGGCCGGACGTGCCTTCGGCTGCAGCGGCGGCCAGCTGCTGGTCAAGGTCCAGCTGCCCAGCGCCCTGCCCTCGATCATGGCCGGCGTGAACCAGACCATCATGCTGGCGCTGTCGATGGTGGTCATCGCCTCGATGATCGGCGCCGGCGGCCTGGGCAACGAAGTGCTGCGCGGCATCCAGCGGCTGGATATCGGCCTGGGCTTTGAAGCCGGGCTGGGCGTGGTGGTGCTGGCCATCGTGCTCGACCGCCTGACCCAGAGCTTCGGCCGGAGCCGCGGACGCAGGCGCTGA